Proteins encoded by one window of Ignavibacteriota bacterium:
- a CDS encoding FKBP-type peptidyl-prolyl cis-trans isomerase gives MTTAQIGSNVSVTYVGKLSDGSIFDSTDEKEPFTFTIGEGEVIPGFEDGIIGMSAGEKKIINIPVEEAYGPHSEDLIFNIAKDEVQTDGDLQVGDMLEMPLKDGNSLYANIVEVTEEELIIDANHELAGEDLTFEIELLSID, from the coding sequence ATGACAACAGCTCAGATTGGAAGTAATGTATCAGTTACTTATGTTGGGAAATTATCTGATGGATCAATTTTCGATTCAACTGACGAGAAAGAACCATTTACATTCACAATCGGTGAAGGTGAAGTAATTCCCGGTTTTGAAGATGGGATAATCGGCATGTCAGCCGGTGAAAAAAAGATTATCAATATTCCCGTAGAGGAAGCTTATGGTCCTCATAGCGAAGACCTTATATTCAATATTGCAAAGGATGAAGTTCAGACCGATGGAGATTTACAAGTTGGTGATATGCTTGAAATGCCCCTCAAAGACGGCAATTCACTCTATGCCAATATTGTGGAAGTAACTGAAGAAGAGCTTATAATTGATGCAAATCATGAGCTTGCAGGAGAAGATTTGACTTTTGAAATAGAACTTTTAAGCATTGATTAA
- a CDS encoding polyhydroxyalkanoic acid system family protein, which yields MSVINKKFQTKASSSEMRHFIDTKVLVNPALKPMVDSAAWNGNTLFLSSKLGKGTIHLEDNLVEVNIELNFFGSMAKNTIEATLDKEFKQLNP from the coding sequence ATGTCAGTAATTAACAAAAAATTTCAAACAAAAGCAAGTTCTTCTGAAATGCGTCATTTCATAGATACTAAAGTTTTAGTAAATCCTGCACTAAAACCAATGGTAGATTCAGCTGCCTGGAACGGCAATACTCTGTTTCTTTCGTCAAAACTTGGCAAAGGAACAATCCACCTTGAAGATAATTTAGTCGAAGTAAATATTGAGTTAAATTTCTTTGGTAGTATGGCAAAAAATACAATTGAAGCAACTCTTGACAAAGAATTCAAACAGCTTAATCCCTGA
- a CDS encoding metallophosphoesterase, which translates to MNYTRMIIFSGILLLILTALDYFVISRWKKYCKSKNYNKNWYRIPFWISIIMLLIFVFSNYYNFMVFPGPEYINWLNLLTSFWYLPKLVIVPVLIVIELIRFSTKLFKPKSAEQNIPEIKPSVYARRKFIGNLAWSFAGVPFALAVKGLAHTVYDLKLFRETIYLPNLPLNLDGIKIVQLSDLHFGKYMKGNILEKIGKIVNSLSPDLILITGDFVNFRYEELDFGDKFLRSLKSYHGVYACLGNHDHYMSNEDHQKLLKRINNTGVKLLINENRTLKIKGSELNLIGVDNIGSRQTFGDFDKAYEGINPKNVSILMSHDPKTWESHVLGKRFTDLTLSGHTHGGQVAFEFLGFDLSPVKAVYKHFMGLYSQGNQYLYVNRGIGVSGPPIRLGVNPEITLFTLKKPLNLVSNS; encoded by the coding sequence ATGAATTATACCAGAATGATTATTTTCTCCGGCATTTTACTTTTGATCCTTACTGCATTGGATTATTTTGTGATTTCTCGCTGGAAAAAATACTGCAAATCAAAAAATTATAACAAAAATTGGTATCGGATACCTTTTTGGATTTCGATAATTATGCTATTAATTTTTGTTTTTTCAAACTATTACAATTTCATGGTTTTTCCGGGTCCGGAATATATTAACTGGTTGAATTTATTGACAAGTTTCTGGTATCTTCCGAAGTTAGTTATTGTGCCGGTACTGATTGTTATTGAATTAATTCGATTTTCGACAAAATTATTCAAACCAAAATCAGCGGAACAGAATATTCCTGAAATAAAACCTTCAGTCTATGCACGAAGGAAATTTATTGGAAATCTGGCTTGGAGTTTTGCAGGGGTACCATTTGCACTCGCAGTGAAGGGGCTTGCTCATACAGTTTATGATTTGAAATTATTTAGAGAAACGATTTATTTGCCAAATTTGCCGCTAAATTTGGACGGAATTAAAATAGTACAGCTTTCTGACTTGCATTTCGGAAAATATATGAAAGGCAATATTTTAGAGAAAATCGGAAAAATCGTTAATTCACTTTCACCTGATTTAATTTTAATCACCGGGGATTTTGTCAATTTCAGATATGAGGAATTGGATTTCGGCGATAAATTTTTAAGGAGCTTGAAATCTTATCACGGAGTTTATGCTTGTCTTGGCAATCACGACCATTATATGTCCAATGAAGACCACCAAAAATTACTAAAGCGAATAAACAACACAGGGGTAAAATTACTGATTAATGAAAACAGGACTCTCAAAATCAAAGGCAGCGAGTTGAATCTGATAGGAGTTGATAATATCGGCTCACGTCAGACTTTCGGTGATTTTGATAAAGCATACGAAGGTATTAATCCAAAGAATGTGAGTATATTGATGAGTCACGATCCCAAAACATGGGAAAGCCATGTTCTGGGAAAACGTTTTACTGATTTGACTTTATCGGGACACACTCACGGCGGTCAGGTTGCATTTGAATTCCTGGGTTTTGATTTATCGCCTGTAAAAGCTGTATATAAGCATTTTATGGGGCTTTACAGTCAAGGGAATCAATATTTATATGTTAATCGTGGAATAGGTGTGTCTGGACCTCCAATTCGTTTAGGCGTAAATCCGGAAATAACATTATTCACACTTAAAAAACCCTTAAATTTAGTATCAAATAGTTGA
- a CDS encoding thioredoxin family protein — protein sequence MAATPSNMLALGTTAPDFELFNPVVNKNQSLNELKSGIATVIMFICNHCPYVIHINSTLVELSNEYIKKGISFIGINSNDVVNYPQDSPEKMKLFALKEGYNFPYLFDETQDIAKAYHAACTPDIYVFDKDLKLVYRGQFDNSRPNNGLPVTGSDLASALDALIRGEKVNNEQTPSIGCNIKWK from the coding sequence ATGGCAGCTACACCTTCAAATATGTTAGCATTGGGAACTACCGCTCCCGATTTTGAGCTTTTTAATCCTGTTGTTAATAAAAATCAATCATTAAATGAGTTGAAATCCGGTATCGCAACAGTAATTATGTTTATTTGCAATCATTGTCCATATGTAATTCATATTAATTCAACACTTGTTGAATTATCAAATGAATACATAAAAAAAGGCATCTCATTCATTGGAATTAATTCAAATGATGTAGTCAATTATCCTCAGGATTCACCCGAAAAAATGAAATTATTCGCTTTGAAAGAGGGTTATAATTTTCCCTACCTTTTTGATGAAACTCAGGATATAGCAAAAGCCTATCATGCAGCATGCACTCCTGATATTTACGTATTCGACAAGGATTTGAAATTGGTTTACCGCGGACAGTTTGATAACTCCAGACCCAATAACGGATTGCCCGTAACAGGAAGCGACCTCGCATCTGCACTTGATGCATTAATTAGAGGTGAGAAGGTTAACAATGAACAGACTCCAAGCATAGGTTGCAACATCAAGTGGAAATAA
- a CDS encoding T9SS type A sorting domain-containing protein has product MKKYTFYILLVTILFGAEAQSQWRPYGVPEYIKAEYFENFPNFYQYPINGRLRHFPTPPEDLKYVPEQTRFLSSDGIEIVNASSSFPDAKTETWMAINPLDPNNLIATSNDNRFLGGFQGFRMSAFVTKDGGRNWVHSPTPANSGHWITPQGSRATIFDPGITYDHEGNVYYIYGFSETTWGSDDKDTEKNGVFVVKSTDGGSSWNALEEYGINGIVAITNDAFQSSDNPFHDRYSVGADWSETSPHQGNIYVTWRVFRGMNGVVFSRSTNGGNTWSSYRRLALGGQAPQPVTGPDGDVYVTWIDVDMNGNSRAMFIRSTDAGNSFGNPIEAQRIASIGNRHPSSGRFVLTDKQDIRVSSVPQMAVDISQSPNRGTIYIVQAGRETSNGPYGVYLAKSTNNGLSWEKNIRIDNSINRRDMFFPSISCDPKTGMVAVLYYSSQNDDDNVGVDAYVAISQDGGNTWRHLRVTPSTFYLNQRSTVFPQGGEGNIYWGDYTHIVAFDNKVYPLFWMPTRADYAYQTNALFTAFISPAPQPPIDVAFETQLSPTRLRLNWIHPTKTLLGDDLTEFKINIYKGETNIGEVQHNQTAEFIDSDVVYGSSYTYFLETEMPNGLKSAKVEINAIAGGNPKPKPPTELAWRPHPNGVTFTWRNPRQTVADEPLLDNLKIAFYNAATNQLIESVGSSEFTAGSVNSHTVVMDTEKFYKIRIKAVTVRGNVETESDFSADEIIAYSGAPKSDIDENFDNTESIIPHYISDKWGLTTEKAKSEPNSLTDSPGSNYAANQYEYVILAPVVLSADKSTLSFDHIALIDTTVRFDVNNNPTYDFGDISYSRDFGKTWNMLKWVNSATSEEFFTGNLAGSQWQSLAFNLSQYTGDTVLFRFALGSNDFRQAEGWFIDNIKMDNRPSSVNYDLLEMTRLFVSPNPANNFARVSLTTVTNADLRIELYDLLGSKIDIRNVGMINQGEYSFDFKLSQLADGVYYFRISLDNYTKTIPVSVVR; this is encoded by the coding sequence ATGAAAAAATACACATTTTATATTTTATTGGTAACCATATTATTTGGTGCAGAAGCTCAATCTCAATGGAGACCTTATGGGGTTCCTGAGTATATCAAGGCAGAATACTTTGAGAATTTCCCCAATTTTTATCAATATCCTATCAATGGTAGATTACGCCATTTTCCTACTCCTCCGGAAGATTTGAAATATGTTCCTGAACAAACTCGTTTCTTATCTTCAGACGGTATTGAGATAGTTAATGCATCGAGTTCATTTCCTGATGCAAAAACAGAAACCTGGATGGCTATTAATCCATTGGATCCAAATAATTTAATTGCAACAAGTAATGATAACCGCTTCCTCGGAGGATTTCAAGGTTTCAGAATGAGTGCATTCGTCACAAAAGATGGAGGTCGTAACTGGGTTCACAGTCCAACTCCAGCAAATAGCGGACATTGGATTACACCACAGGGTTCGAGAGCTACGATTTTTGACCCGGGAATTACCTACGACCACGAAGGCAATGTGTATTATATTTACGGATTCTCTGAAACTACATGGGGAAGTGATGACAAAGATACTGAAAAAAATGGTGTATTCGTAGTCAAATCTACAGACGGAGGCTCAAGCTGGAATGCTCTTGAGGAGTATGGAATTAACGGTATTGTTGCTATCACTAATGACGCATTCCAATCAAGCGATAACCCATTTCATGACAGATACAGCGTGGGTGCGGACTGGTCTGAAACATCACCGCATCAGGGTAATATTTATGTTACATGGAGAGTTTTCCGCGGAATGAATGGTGTAGTATTCAGCCGTTCAACCAATGGCGGTAATACATGGTCTTCTTATCGCAGACTTGCTTTGGGCGGTCAGGCTCCTCAGCCTGTTACCGGACCCGATGGTGATGTTTATGTGACCTGGATAGATGTTGATATGAATGGAAATTCACGAGCTATGTTTATTCGTTCTACTGATGCCGGCAATAGCTTTGGCAATCCTATTGAAGCACAACGTATAGCCAGTATCGGCAATCGCCACCCTTCAAGCGGAAGATTTGTCCTGACAGATAAGCAAGACATTAGAGTTTCATCAGTACCTCAAATGGCTGTAGATATTTCTCAATCACCAAATCGTGGTACAATTTATATTGTTCAGGCTGGACGTGAAACCTCAAATGGTCCTTATGGAGTCTATCTTGCAAAGTCAACTAACAATGGACTTTCCTGGGAAAAGAATATTAGAATAGATAATTCAATTAACAGACGAGATATGTTTTTCCCATCAATATCTTGTGACCCTAAAACAGGAATGGTGGCTGTACTTTATTATTCCTCACAGAATGATGACGATAATGTCGGCGTTGATGCTTATGTAGCAATCTCACAAGACGGTGGCAATACATGGCGTCATTTGAGAGTTACACCTTCAACATTTTACCTGAACCAGCGCAGTACTGTTTTCCCTCAAGGTGGAGAAGGCAATATCTACTGGGGAGATTATACACACATAGTTGCTTTCGACAATAAAGTTTATCCATTATTCTGGATGCCTACAAGGGCTGATTATGCTTATCAGACAAATGCCTTATTTACGGCATTTATTTCACCGGCTCCACAACCTCCAATTGATGTAGCTTTCGAAACACAACTTTCACCAACAAGATTAAGACTTAACTGGATTCATCCGACTAAGACTCTGTTAGGTGATGACCTGACTGAATTTAAGATTAACATTTACAAAGGCGAAACAAACATAGGTGAAGTTCAGCATAATCAAACAGCTGAATTCATTGACAGCGATGTTGTTTACGGTTCAAGCTACACCTACTTCCTTGAAACTGAAATGCCTAACGGACTAAAAAGTGCAAAAGTTGAAATCAATGCTATAGCAGGTGGCAATCCTAAGCCGAAACCACCAACAGAACTTGCTTGGAGACCACATCCTAACGGAGTAACATTCACATGGAGAAACCCAAGGCAAACTGTTGCAGACGAACCTTTGCTTGATAATCTGAAAATTGCATTTTATAATGCTGCAACAAATCAGTTAATTGAATCTGTTGGTTCTTCTGAATTCACTGCCGGTTCTGTTAATTCACATACTGTTGTCATGGATACTGAAAAATTCTACAAGATTAGAATTAAAGCCGTTACTGTCAGAGGTAATGTTGAAACTGAAAGCGATTTTTCTGCAGATGAAATTATAGCATATTCCGGAGCACCAAAATCTGACATTGATGAAAATTTTGATAATACTGAATCCATAATTCCTCATTATATTTCAGACAAATGGGGGCTTACTACTGAAAAAGCAAAATCAGAACCAAACAGTCTTACAGATTCACCAGGAAGTAACTATGCAGCTAATCAGTATGAGTATGTTATATTAGCACCGGTTGTCTTATCTGCGGACAAATCAACTCTCAGTTTTGACCATATAGCGCTAATTGATACTACTGTGAGATTTGATGTAAACAATAATCCAACTTATGATTTTGGTGATATATCTTACTCACGTGATTTCGGAAAAACCTGGAATATGCTCAAATGGGTAAATTCAGCAACTTCTGAAGAATTTTTCACAGGTAATCTTGCAGGCAGTCAGTGGCAATCACTTGCATTCAATTTGTCGCAATATACCGGCGATACTGTTCTGTTCAGATTTGCACTTGGTTCAAATGATTTCAGACAAGCTGAAGGCTGGTTCATTGATAATATCAAAATGGACAACAGACCATCATCTGTTAATTATGACCTGCTTGAAATGACAAGATTATTTGTCAGCCCAAATCCTGCTAATAATTTTGCAAGAGTTTCTCTTACAACTGTTACAAATGCGGATTTGCGCATTGAGCTCTATGATTTGTTAGGTAGTAAAATTGATATTCGCAATGTTGGTATGATTAATCAGGGCGAATATTCATTCGATTTCAAATTAAGTCAGCTAGCTGATGGCGTTTATTACTTTCGTATATCACTTGACAATTATACAAAAACTATTCCTGTAAGTGTTGTAAGATAA
- the tilS gene encoding tRNA lysidine(34) synthetase TilS codes for MSKKTVIKNNVDSEISEDVKTESPEKEIPVTPGNVSEKSSETSILRNPKSKRRRFPKRPRRINGIEFKVKAKPVVEIPAEIIVDKVSDKNEVATNLIIPTETNIEESHTNSTIVSDLPTKQSRRRKKKKPSQKIQEVAVSQTTASTEVMQMPVENDEANKQNSATVIIPESQTPDSSEVTSIVPDSTSRNRKKKKKKKPSQQTQTTTEIVIQDTVEIQNLPETQPVNAVVGKQNISKKQPHVQPTKTDTGKQIPEKKHPHVQPTKADTGKQIPEKKQTKPEKSKQTQKTEILYSTLPKVKELSKSQLSNEFLNDFLNQVEDYLKQQAYIEPGGKILLAVSGGVDSIVMMDAVAILAHRMRFSLYVAHFNHKLRGLSADADEVLVRNVSKEYNLHFYAGSGNVKQYSSKNGLSIEHAARILRYNYFERTARNIGVDIVATAHTEDDLVETFFINLFRGSGLTGLSSMPSKRKFVKNVSLVRPFLKFSKKELYKYAEIRKLKWNEDETNSLLNYTRNKIRHDLIPKLIDEYNPSLISLINRTAELIQGADEVIKDIVTKSIINVIDEANNERFSLKINMLLTFNKFMQGELIQYSWNKYFRLQPMPLSTIDRILVLTKSQTGSICEISSGYYVLRDRNNLIFVKRIKDIPSSLIIEKPGEYKIGKYKLEIKEVKPSDVAFSDDKNIEYIPASLMEPFVEIRNKKEGDNFFPLGAPGEMKLSDFLTNEKVSLVDKPNVLILTNKIDILWVMGYRISEKCRVKKSSNEKIYRLKMFLSDKK; via the coding sequence ATGTCTAAGAAAACTGTTATAAAAAATAATGTTGACTCTGAAATCAGCGAAGATGTGAAAACTGAGTCACCTGAAAAAGAAATTCCGGTTACACCTGGAAATGTATCTGAAAAATCGTCTGAAACATCAATACTCAGAAATCCAAAGTCTAAGAGAAGACGCTTTCCGAAGCGACCAAGGAGAATTAATGGTATTGAGTTTAAGGTTAAAGCTAAACCAGTAGTTGAAATTCCTGCAGAAATTATTGTTGATAAAGTGAGCGATAAAAATGAAGTAGCTACTAATTTAATTATTCCGACAGAAACCAATATCGAAGAATCACATACTAATTCTACTATAGTTAGCGATTTACCAACTAAGCAGTCAAGAAGACGAAAGAAGAAAAAGCCGTCACAGAAAATACAAGAGGTAGCAGTAAGCCAAACAACTGCGTCAACTGAAGTGATGCAGATGCCGGTTGAGAATGATGAAGCCAATAAGCAAAATTCAGCAACTGTAATTATTCCGGAATCCCAAACTCCGGATTCATCTGAAGTAACTTCTATCGTACCTGATTCTACATCAAGAAATCGTAAGAAAAAAAAGAAAAAGAAACCGAGTCAGCAAACTCAAACTACTACTGAGATTGTTATTCAGGATACTGTTGAAATTCAGAATTTGCCTGAGACACAACCTGTTAATGCAGTAGTGGGCAAACAAAACATTAGTAAAAAGCAGCCGCATGTTCAGCCTACTAAGACAGATACTGGCAAGCAGATTCCTGAGAAAAAGCATCCGCATGTTCAGCCTACTAAGGCAGATACTGGCAAGCAGATTCCTGAGAAAAAGCAAACCAAGCCTGAGAAAAGTAAACAAACTCAAAAAACTGAAATTTTATACTCAACTTTACCTAAAGTCAAAGAGCTTAGTAAAAGCCAGTTATCTAACGAGTTTTTGAATGATTTCCTAAATCAGGTCGAAGATTATTTAAAGCAGCAGGCATATATAGAGCCGGGCGGCAAGATACTTCTTGCTGTTAGTGGGGGAGTAGATTCCATCGTAATGATGGATGCCGTGGCTATTCTAGCTCACAGAATGAGATTTTCTCTTTATGTTGCCCACTTCAATCATAAACTTCGCGGGCTTTCAGCTGATGCGGATGAAGTACTCGTAAGAAATGTCAGCAAGGAATATAACCTGCATTTTTATGCAGGCTCGGGCAATGTTAAGCAATATTCATCTAAAAACGGGCTTTCAATTGAGCATGCCGCAAGAATTTTAAGATATAATTATTTTGAAAGAACTGCCAGAAATATTGGTGTTGATATTGTCGCCACCGCTCATACTGAAGATGACCTTGTCGAGACATTTTTCATAAATTTATTCAGAGGTAGCGGGCTTACCGGACTTAGCAGTATGCCATCGAAAAGAAAATTTGTAAAAAATGTTTCTCTCGTCAGACCATTTCTAAAATTCAGCAAGAAAGAGCTTTACAAATATGCTGAAATCAGAAAATTAAAATGGAATGAAGATGAGACAAATTCTCTTTTAAATTATACCAGAAATAAAATTCGACATGATCTGATACCAAAGTTAATTGATGAGTATAATCCATCGCTTATTAGCTTGATAAATCGCACCGCAGAGCTTATTCAGGGTGCTGATGAAGTAATTAAGGATATTGTAACAAAAAGTATCATAAATGTCATTGATGAAGCAAATAACGAGCGTTTTAGTCTGAAAATTAATATGCTATTGACATTCAATAAATTTATGCAGGGTGAACTTATTCAATATTCATGGAACAAATATTTCCGACTTCAACCAATGCCTCTCAGTACTATTGACAGAATATTGGTACTGACAAAAAGCCAAACCGGAAGTATCTGCGAAATTTCATCAGGATATTATGTATTAAGAGACCGCAACAATTTGATTTTTGTAAAAAGAATCAAAGATATTCCGTCATCATTAATAATCGAAAAACCCGGTGAATATAAAATTGGAAAGTATAAACTCGAAATAAAGGAAGTGAAACCTTCTGATGTTGCTTTTTCAGATGATAAGAATATCGAATACATTCCAGCCTCACTAATGGAACCATTTGTAGAAATTCGGAACAAAAAAGAAGGTGATAATTTTTTCCCTCTTGGTGCGCCGGGTGAAATGAAGTTGAGTGATTTCCTGACAAACGAGAAGGTATCTTTGGTTGATAAGCCAAATGTGTTAATACTTACGAACAAGATTGATATTTTATGGGTTATGGGATACAGAATCAG